The Chloroflexota bacterium genome contains the following window.
GTGCGTTCCGAGACGCGGCAGATCGTTCTGGCGTCGGACACGCCGCCCGGTCAGTACACGATTGAATTTGGACTGACGAAGATTCTCAACCCCGGCCAGGATCGACTCTCGGTGCTGGCCGACGATGGGCACGAAGTTGGGGATCATATTGAATTGGCTAAGATTAGAGTCGCTCCGTAAAACAACAAACGACAAACGTTAGATATGTCGTTTGACGTTTGTCGTTTGACTTCACAGATTCCGATTGATGAAATCTTTTCTGACACGCTGGGGCCTTGCGCTCCTCTGGATGCTCATCATCTTCACCTTCTCGTCGCAACCCAAAGGGACTTTATTAGTGCCTGATCTGGGCGTGTGGGATTTTGTGACCAAGAAGAGCGCGCACTTCATCGAGTACGCGTTCCTGGCCGTCTTCATGTTGCGCGGCGCGCGCGGGTCTGCGCCGTTGCGGCTTTCACATTTGATCTGGGCTTTTGCACTCACGGTATTGTACGCGGCGACCGACGAGTATCATCAAACCTTTGTGCCGGGTCGCGAGGGCCACTGGCCGGACGTGGTTGTGGACGGGTTGGGGGCTATGACAGGCCTGATTCTTCAGGGCTGGCGGCAGGGGTTTCGTCTTCCGCCGAAGGATCCATCTCCGAGTAAATCTCAATCGCATCGTCGTTGATCCAGTCGCCCACCGGCTCCACCACGATGTCGCCAAACAGTTTCTCTTGAAGGGCCGTCACCCGCCGCTGTTTTACCAACTCCAGGATCGCCAAAAACGTCACCATCACTTCCACTCGCGATTTAGCCTCGGCCAACAGATCGAAGAAGCGAGCGTTACCCCCGGCGCGCAAGGCCAACTGCACCCGGCGTATTTTGTCGCGAATAGTGATGCGGGGCGGGACGACGACCGACGAGACGGGCGGGGCGTCGGGCATCAGCGCCAGGGCGCGGGCGACGGCCTTCCACAAATCGTCTACGGAAACGTTTGAAAGATCGAGCTTGCCTTCAACTTTGGGCG
Protein-coding sequences here:
- a CDS encoding VanZ family protein, which codes for MKSFLTRWGLALLWMLIIFTFSSQPKGTLLVPDLGVWDFVTKKSAHFIEYAFLAVFMLRGARGSAPLRLSHLIWAFALTVLYAATDEYHQTFVPGREGHWPDVVVDGLGAMTGLILQGWRQGFRLPPKDPSPSKSQSHRR
- a CDS encoding segregation/condensation protein A encodes the protein MTQPQPPLKPAPFPVDLPVYQGPLDLLLQLIEREELDITKVALAQVTDQYLAHVRALEQQSLEGIADFLVIAARLVLIKSEAILPRPPERAPGEEDPGDELARQLMAYKKYKEIASALHQREVDGLRTYLRLAAPPKVEGKLDLSNVSVDDLWKAVARALALMPDAPPVSSVVVPPRITIRDKIRRVQLALRAGGNARFFDLLAEAKSRVEVMVTFLAILELVKQRRVTALQEKLFGDIVVEPVGDWINDDAIEIYSEMDPSAEDETPAASPEESGLS